The following coding sequences lie in one Thermodesulforhabdaceae bacterium genomic window:
- a CDS encoding class I SAM-dependent DNA methyltransferase: MLDIQTLETWLWDAACVIRGPVDAPKFKDYILPLVFLKRLSDVFEDEIENLSKEMGGRSVTEKLVEQDHKLVRFYIPPEARWSTISRITSGIGQHLTDAVRAVSRENPKLHGVIDTVDFNATTAGQRILDDEPLAALVQTLSRHRLGLNDVEPDILGRAYEYLLRKFAEGQGQSAGEFYTPREVAILMARILEPQPGMEVYDPCCGSGGLLIKCHLRLLETHGEQKNGRLQLPRDVKPLHIYGQEINPATFAIARMNAVIHDMEADISPGDTMRRPAFLDPDGRLRQFDIVTANPMWNQDFKDASIYQHDPFERFGYGAPPASSADWGWLQHMLASLKDGGRMAVVLDTGAVSRGSGNQGSNRERDIRKAFVEADLIEAVILLPENLFYNTTAPGIILVINRRKRHIGEILLINGSRLFTKGRPKNYLADEHVETIDRLYKEWKAEEGLSAIITREEAARNDYNLSPSRYVTLNDKEEVLPLEEAMVLLKEAEEERARADQQLNEVLQMLNLGGINVSV, translated from the coding sequence ATGCTGGATATTCAAACATTAGAAACCTGGCTCTGGGATGCCGCCTGCGTCATTCGTGGGCCGGTTGATGCACCTAAATTCAAGGATTATATTCTGCCCCTAGTCTTTCTCAAGCGCCTTTCGGATGTCTTCGAGGATGAAATAGAAAATCTGAGCAAAGAAATGGGAGGGCGTTCAGTAACGGAAAAACTCGTCGAGCAGGATCACAAGCTGGTTCGTTTTTACATTCCTCCCGAAGCTCGCTGGTCAACAATTTCTCGCATAACCTCGGGCATTGGACAGCATCTCACCGACGCAGTTCGTGCCGTTTCGCGCGAAAACCCAAAGCTCCATGGAGTCATTGATACCGTAGATTTCAACGCCACTACAGCAGGTCAGCGAATTCTGGACGACGAACCCCTTGCTGCACTTGTGCAAACTTTAAGTCGCCACAGACTGGGGCTAAACGATGTCGAACCCGACATTCTCGGACGTGCCTATGAATATCTGCTCCGCAAGTTCGCCGAAGGTCAGGGCCAAAGCGCCGGTGAGTTCTATACTCCACGAGAGGTTGCGATACTCATGGCGCGTATCCTTGAGCCTCAGCCCGGTATGGAAGTCTATGACCCTTGCTGTGGATCAGGAGGCCTTCTTATCAAGTGTCATCTCCGCCTATTAGAAACTCACGGTGAACAGAAAAATGGACGTCTGCAGTTACCACGGGACGTCAAGCCCCTACACATCTACGGTCAAGAGATCAATCCAGCGACATTCGCCATCGCCCGGATGAATGCCGTCATACACGACATGGAAGCAGACATTAGCCCTGGTGACACTATGCGGCGACCCGCTTTTTTAGACCCCGATGGTCGGCTCCGCCAATTCGACATTGTAACAGCTAATCCCATGTGGAACCAGGATTTTAAGGATGCCAGCATCTACCAGCATGATCCCTTTGAGCGCTTCGGCTACGGGGCACCACCAGCTTCAAGCGCTGACTGGGGCTGGCTTCAACACATGCTCGCATCCCTTAAAGACGGCGGAAGAATGGCTGTCGTCCTTGACACGGGTGCTGTCAGCCGAGGGAGCGGAAACCAGGGCTCCAACCGTGAGCGCGATATCCGAAAGGCTTTTGTAGAAGCCGACCTGATCGAAGCTGTCATTCTTCTGCCCGAAAATCTATTTTACAACACTACCGCACCGGGCATAATCCTTGTGATAAACCGCCGCAAGCGCCATATTGGCGAAATTTTGCTCATCAATGGATCCAGGCTCTTCACCAAGGGACGTCCCAAAAACTATCTGGCTGATGAACATGTGGAAACAATCGATCGTCTCTACAAGGAATGGAAAGCAGAGGAGGGACTCTCTGCGATAATTACCCGTGAAGAAGCCGCACGGAACGACTACAATCTCTCGCCCAGTCGTTATGTAACTTTGAACGACAAAGAAGAAGTGCTACCTCTGGAGGAAGCGATGGTGCTTTTGAAAGAAGCCGAGGAGGAGCGCGCTCGAGCCGATCAGCAGCTCAATGAAGTGTTGCAAATGCTCAACCTGGGAGGGATCAATGTCAGTGTTTAA
- the rplM gene encoding 50S ribosomal protein L13, which translates to MKTESAKFDPNGRRWILVDATGQVLGRLASQIAVRLRGKHLPTFTPHVDNGDFVVVINAEKIRLTGKKWDQKIYRRHSGYMGGLKETTARKMLQEHPERLIYYAVKGMLPKNRLGRKLLKKLKIYVGSKHPHEAQQPQMMSF; encoded by the coding sequence ATGAAAACAGAGAGTGCTAAATTTGATCCAAATGGTCGCCGATGGATTCTGGTAGATGCAACGGGGCAGGTGCTGGGACGTCTTGCTAGCCAGATTGCAGTGCGTTTGAGAGGCAAACACTTGCCGACCTTCACTCCCCATGTGGACAATGGGGATTTTGTTGTGGTAATCAACGCCGAGAAAATCCGCCTTACAGGGAAAAAGTGGGATCAGAAGATTTATCGCAGGCACAGTGGTTATATGGGTGGTCTTAAGGAAACTACAGCCAGAAAGATGCTTCAGGAACATCCTGAGCGACTTATTTATTATGCCGTCAAAGGGATGCTTCCCAAAAATCGTCTGGGACGTAAGCTTCTCAAAAAGCTGAAAATCTATGTGGGGTCGAAGCATCCTCACGAGGCTCAACAGCCCCAAATGATGTCTTTTTAA
- the rpsI gene encoding 30S ribosomal protein S9, translated as MVEQKRFYAAGRRKSSVARVWIFPGDGKITVNYEPLDQFVKLDTQRALICQPLMLTGTYGKVDVYATVSGGGYMGQAGALRHGIAKALVEYNPELRDILKKHGLLTRDARAKERKKYGLRGARRACQYSKR; from the coding sequence ATGGTGGAACAAAAAAGATTTTATGCAGCGGGAAGACGTAAAAGTTCTGTTGCTAGAGTGTGGATATTTCCGGGAGATGGTAAGATCACAGTTAATTATGAACCGCTTGATCAATTTGTAAAGCTGGATACTCAAAGGGCTCTCATCTGTCAGCCTTTAATGTTGACCGGGACATACGGCAAGGTAGATGTCTATGCTACTGTATCCGGCGGCGGTTATATGGGCCAGGCTGGCGCTCTCAGGCATGGTATCGCTAAAGCTCTCGTGGAATATAACCCAGAGCTTAGGGATATTCTTAAGAAACATGGACTGCTCACCAGAGATGCTAGAGCAAAGGAAAGGAAGAAATACGGACTTCGAGGGGCGAGAAGGGCCTGTCAGTACTCCAAACGATAA